A stretch of DNA from Saccharospirillum mangrovi:
GGACAGGGAGTGGGAGTTCGACTACGACGAAGCGGATTTTGAAGCCATTCGCAAACGCATTCGTCAGGCGGCTGGGATTCAGTTAGGCGACAGCAAACGGCAGATGGTGTACAGCCGGATCGTACGCCGTTTGCGGTCGCTGAATCTGAACAGCTTTCAGCAATACCTGTTTTATTTGGACGATCATCCGAATGAAATTGAGCTGTTCATCAACGCCCTGACAACGAATCTGACGTCGTTCTTTCGCGAGCCGCATCACTTCAAAGCGCTGAACCAGATTTTGTTGGAGCGCTATCAAGGTGGAGGCCGTGCGTTGCGCATCTGGTGTGCCGCCGCCAGTACCGGCGAAGAGCCCTACTCCATTGCGATGACGGCCTGCCAGACCTTTGAAAGCCTCACCCCGCCGGTGCAGATTCTGGCAACCGACATCGACAGCCAGGTATTGAGAACCGCGCAGATGGGTGTGTACCCGGAAAGCCGCATTAAAGATCTCGACCCGACGTTGAAGCGGGCTTATTTGCTCAGAGGCAAAGGTGATAAGTCGGGCATGGTTCGGATGCGGCCGGAGCTGGGTCGGTTGATCCGTTTCCAACGGCTGAATTTACTGGACCGGCAATGGGATGTGAAACCGGGCCTGGATGTTATTTTTTGCCGCAATGTGATGATTTATTTTGATAAATCTACCCAGATGAGTTTGTTGGATCGGATGGTGCCTTTGCTGTCGGACGACGGTTATTACATCGCCGGGCATTCCGAAACCATAGACCGAAATTTCCGCGCTCTGCGCCTGGTCGGGAAGACCTTGTATCAGCGTCAAGCCTAGGAGGCGAAGTGAGCTATAACGGCACCACTCACAGCGGCGATTCACGTCAGCACCATAACGTCGAACTGGCACCCAACCGTTACTACGATCGGCATTTCCAACGCGAAGCGGTGAAAATTCTGCCCGGTGAATATTACGTGGCGCAACCGGGAAAACTGATCGTTACGGTGCTCGGTTCGTGTGTGGCCGCCTGCATTCGCGATCGAAAATTAGGGCTGGCGGGCATGAACCATTTCCTGTTGCCGGCGGATGAA
This window harbors:
- a CDS encoding CheR family methyltransferase; its protein translation is MTQDREWEFDYDEADFEAIRKRIRQAAGIQLGDSKRQMVYSRIVRRLRSLNLNSFQQYLFYLDDHPNEIELFINALTTNLTSFFREPHHFKALNQILLERYQGGGRALRIWCAAASTGEEPYSIAMTACQTFESLTPPVQILATDIDSQVLRTAQMGVYPESRIKDLDPTLKRAYLLRGKGDKSGMVRMRPELGRLIRFQRLNLLDRQWDVKPGLDVIFCRNVMIYFDKSTQMSLLDRMVPLLSDDGYYIAGHSETIDRNFRALRLVGKTLYQRQA